TCTCCGTTGTTGCTGACAGTTACAGGGCTGGACGGGGGTCGGCGCAGTTGACGCCCGCGTACTCCTTGGTCACCACGGTCGTCACCGCCTCGCCGCTTAGCGTTCCGGTGGCGCGGACGGTGGCCGAGCCGGCCGAGACCGCGGTCGCCCGGGTGTTGAACTGCTGGAAGGCGTTCGCGCCCGGCGCGACGTTGGCGACGGACTTGGTGCCGTACGCGCTCTCCAGGGTGATGGCCACGGCCGAGTCGTGGTCGTTGAACGCCTGCACCCCGAGGTACGCCTTGCCCGCCACACACCGCACCTGCACGGTGGTCGTCAGCGGCAGTTCCTGCGGGTCGTACAGCTTCTGCTTCCGGTAGTTGTCGCCGGTGCCGTCGGGCAGGTAGCCGTTCTCCACATTGCCCTGCGCATCCACCGAGAACCAGTGCAGAGTCGTGCCGGCCGGCAGGGTAAGCGTCTCCCCGCCCTCCCGGACACCGGCCGAGCCGTAGAGCGTGGACTCCAGCGTCGGACGGGTGCCATCGACGGTGTAGAAGACCGCCGCCGGTTCGCTGGTGGAGAAGGTCACGTCGACCATGCCGGCCGTGGCGCTCCCCTCGACCTGCACCGAGCTGGTCGGTGCCACCTCGTCCGTGTCGTAGTCACGGGCCACCCGCAGCATCTCCACCAGGCCGTTGGAGAACTCCATGGTCTCCTCGTGCGCGGAGGCCCAGGTCGGCTGGAAGGAGGTGCCGACCTCGAAGTTCCAGGCGTAGATGCCGTACTTGTACCAGAGCATGTCGCCGGAGTTGCCGGCCGCTGAGTAGAGCACGTCCGCGATCGGACCGGTACGCGCCGGGGTGACGGCCAGGTTGCGGTGCCGCTTGATGGCGGTCAGGATCCGCGACGAGGCACCCCAGAACAGCGACTCCTCGGCCAGGGTGGGCCGCGGCGCCGAGATCCGGCCCGGAGTGGCGTACGAGCCGGGCGACCACATGAAGTAGTTGCCCGAGGAGTGCAGGTTCATCGAGAACTTGATGTTCCCGCGCGAGGCCAGCCAGTCGACGTTCTTGTTCTCCGGCTCCGACAGCTCGCTGGGCCCGGCGTACGTGCCGCTGGTGCAGCTGGCCGAGGCACCCGAGTAGCCGTCGAAGAGGCTGTACTCGGTGTAGTTGCGGTTGTTGTCCACACCCCACGAGGTACGGCCGAGGAAGTCCCCGGACTCCTGCGGCGTGCAGTGGTTGGTCATGTTCTTACGCTGCGAGTTGAAGTCGTAGAACGAGTAGTGCCCGCCATCCGGGTTGATCGACGGCGCGATCCAGATGTCCAGGTTGTCCACCAGCTCGCGGGTGTTCGCGTCGTTGGCGTAGTTGCGCAGCAGCCGCTCGGCCGTCTCGATGGTCACCAGCGGCGGCACCCACTCCCGGGCGTGTTCCTGGGCGTACGCCAGCACACCGAGCTTGGAGCCGTCGCGGTCCTTGCCGATCCGGATGGCGTACACCGGGTGCGGGTCACGGGAGACCGATTCCGGTGCGGAGAGGCCGTCCGACAGTTGGGTCGGCGCGGCCGGTGCGACCACGCCCGCACCCGCGTTACCCCGGTAGGTGTACGCCTTCAGCAGTGTCCCGGCCTGCTCGTTGAGCGCGGCGGCGACCTCTGCGGCGGTGCTGGTGACCGCGCCGCTGCCATCGGTGGCCAGACCGACGCGGACCTGGTTGTCGGTCACGGTCACCGTCAGCGGCGAGTCGGCGGCACCGGGGTTGGCCAGTTCGACCGTGATGTCGTTGCCGCCCTCGTGACCCCAGGCCAGCGAGTCCACGCCGACGCGGCTGGCGTTGGCGGTGCCGAGCACGGCCTGGGCCTTACGCCGGTAACCGTTGGTCTTGTACGGCAACTCGACGATCTCCGACAGCGTCGGGTACTGCTCGGCCAGGGCCTTGATCCGGTCGTACAGCTCCGTCGGGGTCAGGTAGCTGGTGACGAAGTCCTTCTGGTAGCCGGGACCCTCGGGGCCGTCGCCTTCGATGGGCAGCCACTCGGTCACCTTTGCCACCGCAACGTCACCGGTGGGGCTGGTGATCCGCACGTACTCCGGCTTGCTGGTCACGTTCGCCGCGCCCCGGTGGTACATGTAGACCCCGGCGTCGACGAAGCGGGTGATGTTCTGCGACCCGCCGGAACCGATCTCGGTGCCCGGCCCGCTGTCCCGCTGCACGGTGAGTGCGGTGCTGGCCGTCTGGCCCTGCGCCCACTTGGCCTCGACCGACAGCACCTGGGTGGTGCCGTTGGTGTAGTAGTCGGCACGGATGATCTTGACATCGGAGACCGAGGCGGCCGAGCGGGCCGCGCGGTTGGGCGCGAACTCCTGGTTGTCAGCCAGGTGCGCGGCGATCGTCGCCTCCCGCTCGGCGATCCGGTCCTGCGCGTCGGCCGGTGTGTAGAGCACCTCGCCGAAGGTGAAGCCGGCGGCGGTAAGCGCGGCGACCTCGTTTCCGGTCACCACGGCGTGCACGACAATCCCGTCCTCGTGCTGGTGGACGTGGTGGTCGAGGTCGACACCGGTGGCCACCAGCGCGTCCAGCTCGGCGTGGTCGGCCACCAGCACCTCGACCACGTTGGCCTGCTCGTCGGCGAGCCGACCGAGGTCGGCGGGGGTTTCGCCGACGGGTGCGGCGGCCTGCGGCAGAACGGCCGCCGCCGGGCTGACCAGCAGCAATACGGCGGTGCCGGCGGCCACGGCCGCCGATACGGGTAGTCGGTGACGCCACCGGGAACGGGTACGGAATCTGGGCATGAGGCTTGTGGCCCCTCTTCTCGGTGTGCGGCACGGACGGGGGTTCGCGCGGCCCACCCCGCTGCCCTCAGCCCCGTGAACAGCAGGACGGCGCGCCCGGCGACGACACCGCCCGCAGCACCGATTACACAGCGTCGCCACCCGGCACATAGGAGTGATCAGGTTGCGAACATCTTTCGCCCGGCGAAGCTGATCTGTCAATCATCCCAAGTAGTGGACAGGTGAGGCCGCACACCTCTTCCCAAACAGCCCGCGACCTGCGTTTGGCCTACCGGCAGACTGGAGACATGAGCCTGAGGCTCGAAAACGAGGGGGGATCACGCGTGTCCGAGAACGCCGACCGACCAAGCTACGACACCGACCGGCCAGACGAGGTCACCGACCCGCTGCTCTGGCGCCTCGCCCTGGATGTCGCCGACGCGCACGCGCCCGACGAGCAGGGCGGCTGCGTACATCTGATCTGCGCTGACCAGGAGTGGCCCTGCGGGCCGTGGCAGCAGGCCCAACGCGCACTCGCGCTGGCGCAGGGCGGCTCGACCGACGAGGCGGAGCAGCCGCAGGCGCCGCAGCACCCGCAGCGCGGTGGCTGGCCGGCCGCAGTGCCCGCCTGGGCGGCCGAGCGGCCCGGCCGCGAGTCGGCCGCCGCCTGACACCACGAACGGGAGGCTGGTCCCGCCGCCGCAGAGGGTGCCGGCAGTTGTCAATGTAGCGTTGACAGATGCTCGATCCGCTGGACCGCCTCGCCGACATCTCGTCCGCCCGGGAGCGGCTGGACGAGACCGAACTCGACCTCATCGATCGGGCCCGGCAGGCCGGTGCGACCTGGACGCAGGTCGCCGAGGCGCTCGGGCTGGGCAGTCGGCAGGCCGCCGAGCAACGCCGCCAACGGTTGGCCGCCGCCCGGCAGGCCCGTCGGGCGGCGGCCGACCGAAGCTGGCCGGCCGAGGTGGCAGAGCTCCGGCGCATCCTCGCTGGCCTGCACCGATGGATCGACGCGGACCGCCGCTGGGACGACCGCTTCCCCCGGGCCGCGCTGCTGCGGCGGACCACCGCGCTCGCACTGGCGGCCGAGCCCGGCGGCCTCTACGACCTGGCCCGGCACGTCGCCACCGACCTGGCCCACTCCCGACCGGGACTACCCAGGCCGGTACGCGGCGTAGCCCGGGAACTCGTCGCCGCGCTGTCAACGTTACGTTGACACGAGCCGGTCAATCTTGCCTTGCCCAGACTCAGGACTGAGGCTATGAGTCACCTCGACTCAATCCTGGGAGCGGCTCGTGCGACGCAACGCGGTCCTGTTCGTGCTGGTCTCGCTGCTGTCCGGCTTCGGCGGCAGCACCGTGGCCCTGGTCACCGGCCTCTGGATTTTCGACCTCACCGGTTCCCCCAGCCTGGCCGCGCTCGCCGCGATCTGCGTGTACGCGCCCACCCTCGCCGGCCCGTGGCTCGGCGGCCTCGTCGACCGGCTGCCCCGACGCCCGATCGTCATCGCCGCCAACCTCACCCTGGCCGCCGTCCTGCCCACCCTGCTGGCGGTCCGCGGGCCCGATCAGGTGTGGCTGCTCTACCTCGTGTCCACGATCTACGGCGTCGCGTACGTCCTGATCGACGCCGGCGAGAGCGCGCTGCTGCCCGCCGCCCTGTCCCCCGCCGAACTCGGCAACGTCAACGGTTGGCGCTCCAGCGCCCAGGAAGGCGTCAAACTCGTGGCCCCGCTGGCCGGTGCCAGCCTGTACGCCTGGCAGGGCGGTCCCGTCGTCGCGCTGCTCGCCGCCGGCCTGCCGGCGCTGGCCGCCGCCGGTTACGCCGCGTTACGCCTGACCCGTACGCCGCCAGCCGCCGCGCCCCGCGCCCGGGGCGTCCGGGCCGGTTTGACCGTGCTCTTCGGCTCGCCGGCGATCCGGCTGCCGGTGTGCCTGGCCACCGTCGCGATCGGACTGTCCGGCTTCGGCACCGCCGCCGGATACGCCATCGTCACCGACGTCCTCGGCCTGCCGATCACCTTCCTGGGCGTGCTGGTAAGCGCCCAGGGTGCCGGTTCGGTGGCCGGCGGCGTGGTCGTCGGCCGGCTGATCGCCCGCTTCGACCCGACGGCCGTGGCCGTCGCCGGCACCGTGCTCTTCGGCGTGAGCTGCCTGGGGCGGTGCCTGCCCTGGTGGCCGGCGGTGGTGGCCGCGTCGGTGGTGGCCGGAGTCGGCCTACCGTGGGCCCTCGTCGCGGCCGTCACCGCCGTGCAGACGCACAGTCCCGACGCGCTGCTCGGTCGGGTCGCCGCCACCGCAAACACGGTCATGTTCGGGCCGATCGCGGCGATGAATCCGCTCGGTTCGGCCGCCGTGCTGTGGGGCGGTCGACCTCCGCTGCTTCTCGCCGCAGCCGGCTGCCTCGCCGCCGGGGCACTGGCCTGGCGTACCCGCCGACGCGCCGCACGCGCGGTCCCGGCCGCCGCCGTACCCGTGCCCGCCGGCAGCGACTGACCGCCGGCCTTCGGGGAGGTGCCGGTCGACGCAGCGATGCCGCAGGCCGCCGTCGCGATCGTGGACAGCTCAGTCGGCCGGCGGCGCTGCGGCGCCGCCGGCCTTCCGAGCGACGAGCGCGTACTCGGAGGCGGGGGTGGTGTCGTTGCCGTCCGGACGCCACTGCGAGCAGGTCACCACACCGGGATCGAGGAGGTCGAGACCTTCGACGAACCGGGTGATCTCCTGCGGAGTGCGGACCGCCATCGCGGCGCCGCCACCGGCCCGCCACGACTCCATCGCCCGGTCGACGGCCTCCGGGTTAACCTCCCGGGTGGGATGGGAGATCACCAGGTAACCGCCCACCGGCAGCGCGTCGACCAGGTGCCGGACGATCCGGGTTGCCTCGTCGTCATCTACGACGAAGTTCAGGATGCCCAGCAGCATGATCGCCACCGGCTGGGTGAAGTCCAGGGTGCGGCGAGCCTCGGCGAGAATTCGCTCCGGGGCGCGCAGGTCCGCGTCGATGTAGTCGGTGGCGCCCTCCGGCCGGCTGGTCAGCAACGCCCGCGCGTGCACCAGCACCATCGGGTCGTTGTCGACGTAGACGACGCGGCACTCGGGCGCGACCGCCTGGGCCACCTCGTGGGTGTTGTTGGCGGTGGGCAGGCCGGTGCCGATGTCCAGGAACTGTCGTACTCCCGCCGTACCGACCAGGTGCCGCACCGCGCGGCCGAGGAACTCGCGGTTGAAGCGGGCCGACTGCACCAACTCCGGCATGAACGCCAGAACCTGCTCGGCGGCTGCCCGGTCGGCGGCGAAGTGGTCCTTGCCGCCGAGGAGGTAGTTCCACAGCCGGGCGGAGTGCGGCACGCTGCTGTCCAGTTCGACTTGACTGGTGGCGCTACGCGAGGAGGCTTCGGTCACCGGAACTCCAGGTGAATTCGTCGGGTTGGTCGACGCGGCGTTGGTCGACGCGGCGTTGGTTAAGAAGGGGCCCCTGCTATGCACGAGGCGTTAAGCAGGGGCCCTTCCTTACACCTCAGAGGGTGCGGGCGAGGCGGTCGGCGAGGATGCGGGCGAACCGCGACGGGTCGGCCAGGTCACCGCCCTCGGCGAGCAGGGCCGTGCCGTAGAGCAACTCGGCGGTCTCCGCCAGGGTGCTGCCGGTCTCGCCCTGCTCGTGCGCCTTGCGCAGGCCGGTGACGAGCGGGTGGCCCGGGTTCAGTTCCAGGATCCGCTTGACCTTCGGCACCTCGTGCCCCATCGCCCGGTACATCTTCTCCAACGTCGGCGTGATGTCCTGGGCGTCACCGACCACGCATGCCGGCGAGGTGGTCAGCCGCGACGACAGGCGTACCTCCTTGACCGAGTCGGCAAGCACACCGCCCATCCAGGTGAGCAGGTCGGCGTACTCGGCACGCTGCCGCTCCCGCTCGGACTCGGCCTCCTTGCGCTCCTCCTCGGTGTCCAGGTCGACCTCGCCCTTGGCGACCGAACGCAGCGTCTTGCCGTCGTAGCTGCCGACCCGCTCCACCCAGACCTCGTCGACCGGGTCGGTGAGCAGCAGCACCTCGTAGCCCTTGGCCCGGAACGCCTCCATGTGCGGGGAGTTCTCGATGGTGGCGCGGTTCTCGCCGGTGGCGTAGTAGATGTCGGTCTGGCCGTCCTTCATCCGGCTGACGTAGCCGGCCAGGTCGGTCAGCTCGGCGGGGTCGTTGGTGGAGGCCACCGACAGGATCTCCAGCAGGGTTTCCTGGTTGTCGGTGTCGTCGACCAACCCCTCCTTGACCGCCGCACCGAACTCGGTCCAGAAGGTGCGGTACCGCTCCGGCTGCTCGTTCTTGAGGTCCTTGACGGTGGCGAGGACCTTCTTCACCAGCCGGCGGCGTACCGCCCTGATCTGCCGGTCCTGCTGGAGGATCTCCCGGCTGATGTTCAGCGACAGGTCGTGGGCGTCCACCACGCCCTTGATGAACCGCAGGTAGTTCGGCATCAGCGCGTCGCAGTCGTCCATGATGAACACGCGCTTGACGTAGAGCTGCACGCCGCGATGCCCCTGCGGAGAGAAGAGGTCCAGCGGGGCGTGCGACGGGATGAAGAGCAACGCCTCGTACTCGAAGGTCCCCTCGCCCCGCATGTGGATGGTCTCCAGCGGGTCGGACCAGTCGTGGCTGACGTGCTTGTAGAACTCGTGGTACTCGGCCGGCTCGACCTCGCCGCGCGGGCGAGCCCAGAGCGCCTTCATCGAGTTGAGCGTCACCGTCTCGGTGGTGGCCTCGGCGCCGTCGGCACCCGGGCGCTGCACGGTCATCCGGATCGGGTGCGCGATGAAGTCGGAGTACCGCTTGATGATCTCGCGGATCGTCAGATCGGTGGTGTAGTCGTGCAGATTGTCCTCGGTGTCGACCGGCTTGAGGTGCAGGGTCACCGCCGTGCCCTGGGGCGCGTCGTCGAGTGCGGCGATGGTGTAGGTGCCCTCACCTGTGGACTCCCAGCGGGTGCCGCCACTCTCGCCGGCCCGGCGGGTGGTCAACTCGACCTTGTCGGCGACCATGAACGCGGCGTAGAAGCCGACCCCGAACTGTCCGATCAGCTCCTGCGACGCCCCGGCGTCCTTGGCCTCGCGCAGCTGGCGCAGCAGCTCGGCGGTGCCGGACTTGGCGATCGTGCCGATGACGGAAACGACCTCGTCGCGGG
This DNA window, taken from Micromonospora sp. FIMYZ51, encodes the following:
- a CDS encoding SAM-dependent methyltransferase, coding for MTEASSRSATSQVELDSSVPHSARLWNYLLGGKDHFAADRAAAEQVLAFMPELVQSARFNREFLGRAVRHLVGTAGVRQFLDIGTGLPTANNTHEVAQAVAPECRVVYVDNDPMVLVHARALLTSRPEGATDYIDADLRAPERILAEARRTLDFTQPVAIMLLGILNFVVDDDEATRIVRHLVDALPVGGYLVISHPTREVNPEAVDRAMESWRAGGGAAMAVRTPQEITRFVEGLDLLDPGVVTCSQWRPDGNDTTPASEYALVARKAGGAAAPPAD
- a CDS encoding MFS transporter produces the protein MRRNAVLFVLVSLLSGFGGSTVALVTGLWIFDLTGSPSLAALAAICVYAPTLAGPWLGGLVDRLPRRPIVIAANLTLAAVLPTLLAVRGPDQVWLLYLVSTIYGVAYVLIDAGESALLPAALSPAELGNVNGWRSSAQEGVKLVAPLAGASLYAWQGGPVVALLAAGLPALAAAGYAALRLTRTPPAAAPRARGVRAGLTVLFGSPAIRLPVCLATVAIGLSGFGTAAGYAIVTDVLGLPITFLGVLVSAQGAGSVAGGVVVGRLIARFDPTAVAVAGTVLFGVSCLGRCLPWWPAVVAASVVAGVGLPWALVAAVTAVQTHSPDALLGRVAATANTVMFGPIAAMNPLGSAAVLWGGRPPLLLAAAGCLAAGALAWRTRRRAARAVPAAAVPVPAGSD
- the htpG gene encoding molecular chaperone HtpG — its product is MNDRTETLEFQAEARQLLQLMVHSIYSNKDVFLRELISNASDALDKLRIAALVDKDLTVDTDDLHITIEVDRDARTLTVRDNGIGMTRDEVVSVIGTIAKSGTAELLRQLREAKDAGASQELIGQFGVGFYAAFMVADKVELTTRRAGESGGTRWESTGEGTYTIAALDDAPQGTAVTLHLKPVDTEDNLHDYTTDLTIREIIKRYSDFIAHPIRMTVQRPGADGAEATTETVTLNSMKALWARPRGEVEPAEYHEFYKHVSHDWSDPLETIHMRGEGTFEYEALLFIPSHAPLDLFSPQGHRGVQLYVKRVFIMDDCDALMPNYLRFIKGVVDAHDLSLNISREILQQDRQIRAVRRRLVKKVLATVKDLKNEQPERYRTFWTEFGAAVKEGLVDDTDNQETLLEILSVASTNDPAELTDLAGYVSRMKDGQTDIYYATGENRATIENSPHMEAFRAKGYEVLLLTDPVDEVWVERVGSYDGKTLRSVAKGEVDLDTEEERKEAESERERQRAEYADLLTWMGGVLADSVKEVRLSSRLTTSPACVVGDAQDITPTLEKMYRAMGHEVPKVKRILELNPGHPLVTGLRKAHEQGETGSTLAETAELLYGTALLAEGGDLADPSRFARILADRLARTL
- a CDS encoding M14 family metallopeptidase; amino-acid sequence: MAAGTAVLLLVSPAAAVLPQAAAPVGETPADLGRLADEQANVVEVLVADHAELDALVATGVDLDHHVHQHEDGIVVHAVVTGNEVAALTAAGFTFGEVLYTPADAQDRIAEREATIAAHLADNQEFAPNRAARSAASVSDVKIIRADYYTNGTTQVLSVEAKWAQGQTASTALTVQRDSGPGTEIGSGGSQNITRFVDAGVYMYHRGAANVTSKPEYVRITSPTGDVAVAKVTEWLPIEGDGPEGPGYQKDFVTSYLTPTELYDRIKALAEQYPTLSEIVELPYKTNGYRRKAQAVLGTANASRVGVDSLAWGHEGGNDITVELANPGAADSPLTVTVTDNQVRVGLATDGSGAVTSTAAEVAAALNEQAGTLLKAYTYRGNAGAGVVAPAAPTQLSDGLSAPESVSRDPHPVYAIRIGKDRDGSKLGVLAYAQEHAREWVPPLVTIETAERLLRNYANDANTRELVDNLDIWIAPSINPDGGHYSFYDFNSQRKNMTNHCTPQESGDFLGRTSWGVDNNRNYTEYSLFDGYSGASASCTSGTYAGPSELSEPENKNVDWLASRGNIKFSMNLHSSGNYFMWSPGSYATPGRISAPRPTLAEESLFWGASSRILTAIKRHRNLAVTPARTGPIADVLYSAAGNSGDMLWYKYGIYAWNFEVGTSFQPTWASAHEETMEFSNGLVEMLRVARDYDTDEVAPTSSVQVEGSATAGMVDVTFSTSEPAAVFYTVDGTRPTLESTLYGSAGVREGGETLTLPAGTTLHWFSVDAQGNVENGYLPDGTGDNYRKQKLYDPQELPLTTTVQVRCVAGKAYLGVQAFNDHDSAVAITLESAYGTKSVANVAPGANAFQQFNTRATAVSAGSATVRATGTLSGEAVTTVVTKEYAGVNCADPRPAL